A genomic window from Sulfurospirillum oryzae includes:
- a CDS encoding chemotaxis protein CheW, translating to MSKRLTWYWGYKQMEPTKRAEKANNRFLTFYLEDEMYGVHISDVKEIIAMMKTTPVPKTPKFINGVMNLRGNIIPVVDMRLKFDMPSFPQHMYTAIVIIKLDEKLIGFIVDKVEEVINVDDNHLSLPPEFGGHIDTKFIKNIAQHKQKVVMILDLLALFGEEELNMVQNLSKTVSDKAKEK from the coding sequence TTGTCAAAGCGATTAACATGGTACTGGGGTTATAAACAGATGGAGCCAACCAAACGAGCAGAAAAAGCGAATAATCGTTTTTTGACTTTCTATTTAGAAGACGAAATGTATGGTGTGCATATCTCTGATGTTAAAGAGATCATTGCAATGATGAAAACCACACCTGTCCCTAAGACGCCAAAGTTTATCAATGGTGTCATGAATTTAAGAGGTAACATTATCCCTGTGGTTGATATGCGTCTTAAATTTGATATGCCTTCCTTTCCTCAACACATGTACACGGCGATTGTTATCATTAAACTAGATGAGAAACTCATCGGTTTTATCGTGGATAAGGTTGAAGAGGTTATCAATGTGGATGACAATCATCTCAGTCTTCCTCCTGAATTTGGTGGACATATCGATACAAAATTTATCAAAAACATAGCGCAACATAAGCAAAAAGTGGTGATGATCTTAGATCTTTTGGCCCTTTTTGGTGAAGAAGAGTTGAACATGGTACAAAATCTCAGTAAAACAGTCAGTGATAAAGCAAAGGAGAAGTGA
- a CDS encoding methyl-accepting chemotaxis protein, giving the protein MKHATLGFRISLGFGVLIAIVLMIGLTGIINMRTASSDSSRLSQIYVPEVSIANDILQNVSQGRYYILAFSDLDDETALVKAKKNFAELQTNLQKAEELGKKYSLKKLLEHEKIAAKALVDYMASVERSEKTLTRKKTLDAAMVSNAALFLKSTGEYRQSQEDKFLKEITDKAAPSVLKARYDKLDNLSDILDIATYSRVYGQRAQVVRDASVLDGAIQKFDALYKVIATLKTHTDDTTNMAQLNGIEAAAKVYETSLRGFVSVMQETADEQKTRMKIGTELNSAIDAIIDDGFSTISEISNESSNTLDRASWGMIIGVLLGLVISVVIAFFLIKSIVKVVVDSVKSLSEGTAQVVSASEQISSASVSLAEGASSQASSVEEVSATIEQATASNNQNADNSREANLLAQHSNDAARLGNQQVGDLMIAMEKITDSSQKIAKIIKTIDEIAFQTNLLALNAAVEAARAGEHGLGFAVVAEEVKNLAERSAGAAKEITGIIEASIDQVKMGTEVANRTKESFGEILLSIKKTSDLIGEIAISAKEQAEGMNQIATAMGSVDQITQQNASASEETAAAAEELNAQAISMLESVAEIAALAGYDMGKESAKAFSIKRVSSSSLSMPPKRLVMAPKKAKPSFSTATKRSNEEVFPLDEDDLKEF; this is encoded by the coding sequence ATGAAACACGCAACATTAGGGTTTAGAATCTCATTAGGATTTGGGGTTTTAATAGCAATCGTTTTAATGATAGGGCTTACAGGTATTATTAATATGCGCACAGCTTCTTCTGATTCTTCACGTTTATCACAGATTTATGTTCCTGAAGTAAGCATTGCTAACGATATTTTACAAAATGTAAGTCAAGGTAGATACTATATTTTGGCGTTTTCTGACCTTGATGATGAAACGGCTTTGGTGAAAGCAAAGAAAAACTTTGCTGAGTTGCAAACGAACTTACAAAAAGCCGAAGAGTTAGGTAAAAAGTACTCACTCAAAAAGCTCTTAGAGCATGAAAAAATTGCGGCTAAGGCTTTGGTTGATTATATGGCTTCGGTTGAGCGTAGTGAAAAAACACTGACTAGAAAGAAAACGCTTGATGCTGCAATGGTAAGCAATGCGGCTCTTTTTCTCAAAAGTACAGGTGAGTATCGTCAGTCACAAGAAGATAAATTTTTAAAAGAGATCACTGATAAAGCAGCCCCTTCTGTTTTAAAAGCACGTTATGACAAATTAGATAATTTGAGTGATATTCTTGATATCGCAACCTATTCTAGGGTTTATGGACAGCGTGCTCAAGTCGTACGTGATGCTTCGGTATTAGATGGTGCAATCCAAAAGTTTGATGCCCTTTATAAAGTCATTGCAACGCTAAAAACACATACGGATGATACGACAAATATGGCACAGCTCAATGGAATTGAAGCCGCTGCAAAAGTCTATGAAACTTCTCTCAGGGGTTTTGTAAGCGTTATGCAAGAGACTGCGGATGAGCAAAAAACACGTATGAAAATCGGTACAGAGCTTAATAGTGCTATTGATGCCATTATTGATGATGGCTTTAGTACGATTAGTGAAATCTCCAATGAATCGAGCAATACCCTTGATCGAGCTTCATGGGGTATGATTATTGGTGTTCTTTTAGGATTAGTTATCAGCGTTGTCATCGCTTTCTTCTTGATCAAAAGCATTGTCAAAGTTGTTGTTGATTCTGTCAAATCACTCTCTGAAGGTACAGCCCAAGTGGTCAGTGCGAGTGAGCAAATCAGCTCTGCTTCTGTTTCGCTCGCAGAAGGTGCAAGTTCTCAAGCGAGCAGCGTGGAAGAGGTGAGTGCGACCATCGAGCAAGCAACCGCTAGTAACAATCAAAATGCAGATAATAGTCGCGAAGCTAATCTGTTAGCGCAACACTCAAATGACGCGGCAAGACTGGGTAACCAACAAGTCGGCGACCTTATGATTGCTATGGAAAAAATTACCGATTCATCTCAAAAAATTGCCAAAATCATTAAAACGATTGATGAAATTGCATTCCAAACTAACCTTTTAGCGCTTAATGCCGCAGTGGAAGCAGCGCGTGCTGGTGAGCATGGTCTTGGTTTTGCTGTTGTAGCCGAAGAGGTGAAAAATCTTGCAGAACGTAGTGCTGGGGCTGCAAAAGAGATTACGGGTATCATTGAAGCAAGTATTGATCAAGTGAAGATGGGAACTGAAGTTGCCAATCGTACGAAAGAGTCTTTTGGTGAGATACTTCTTAGTATTAAAAAGACTTCTGATCTTATTGGTGAGATTGCCATTTCAGCCAAAGAACAAGCTGAGGGCATGAATCAAATTGCTACGGCAATGGGATCTGTTGATCAGATAACCCAACAAAATGCGTCTGCTTCAGAAGAGACAGCTGCGGCGGCTGAAGAGCTTAATGCACAAGCCATTTCTATGCTTGAGAGTGTTGCTGAGATCGCTGCTCTTGCTGGGTATGATATGGGAAAAGAGAGTGCTAAAGCCTTTTCAATAAAACGAGTGTCAAGTTCGAGTTTAAGTATGCCTCCTAAGCGTTTGGTCATGGCTCCGAAAAAAGCAAAACCAAGCTTTTCAACAGCAACCAAACGAAGCAATGAAGAAGTATTCCCTTTAGATGAAGATGATTTAAAAGAGTTTTAA
- a CDS encoding chemotaxis protein CheA, with amino-acid sequence MSREKLRQIFIEEANEIIEKMDIDIFNYEESPSDKALLNEIFRGVHTLKGSANAFNFSHLGEFVHHFEDVLDYFRSSDAIPHSHDVDLFLESVNVIKETLFCEVEGSTELPSSYAVCLEKIQKILLHVNDLKEPAESSTNDLSLEFGNDTFCKTPTTVCNEEAFLNELQTDETLFKITLTLDEDIYLRGFDHFLFFKNLLHVGKILASFWSFPEHLDEEPFDVERNAIKEVNIYLASRKDRESIADVFAFLDETEFSIHEVKGVNPIDEITPNIVEAQKSATVEEKEDAKKSSVVPKNFLKIDALKLDELFDSIGELVIAQNYLGENTKIKAIQDSEVTKTIENLSKITRLIQNRVMSLRMIPIRDTFEKMKRVARDSSKKVNKPIHLALEGEETEIDKTMVEALSDPLVHIIRNAIDHGIESSVEERLKAGKSEEGQVTLKAYHRGGNIIIEVRDDGRGIDKVKVYQKALEKGIVAKDEELSESQVYGLIMQPGFSTADVVSDISGRGVGLDVVKTAIEAVRGKIDISSEEGKGTTFCIVLPLTLAIIDGMIVRSNEKIFIIPTLCITESFRPQQESVHSARGQEEFVQLRSELLPIVRLGRVLELDECMPNPWESTLVCIENVRGKFALLVDELVGRQQVVIKTLGGFLAKTEGVSGGAVMGNGEIALILNVEELY; translated from the coding sequence ATGAGTAGAGAAAAACTAAGACAAATTTTTATCGAAGAGGCGAATGAGATTATCGAGAAGATGGATATTGATATCTTCAATTATGAAGAATCTCCAAGTGATAAAGCCCTGCTCAATGAAATTTTTAGAGGTGTCCATACGCTCAAAGGCAGTGCTAATGCTTTTAACTTTTCGCATCTTGGTGAGTTTGTTCACCATTTTGAAGATGTCTTAGACTACTTTAGAAGCAGTGATGCCATTCCTCATAGTCATGATGTCGATCTTTTTTTAGAGAGTGTCAATGTCATTAAAGAGACACTTTTTTGTGAAGTAGAGGGTAGTACTGAGTTACCTAGCAGTTATGCGGTATGTTTAGAAAAAATCCAAAAAATTCTTTTACATGTAAACGATTTGAAAGAACCAGCAGAAAGTTCTACCAACGATCTCTCTTTGGAGTTTGGTAACGATACTTTTTGCAAAACACCAACGACTGTGTGTAATGAAGAGGCGTTTTTAAATGAGTTACAAACAGATGAAACACTCTTTAAAATTACGCTAACGCTTGATGAAGATATTTATCTGCGTGGATTTGACCACTTCTTATTTTTCAAAAATCTTTTACATGTAGGAAAAATTTTAGCATCCTTTTGGAGTTTTCCTGAGCATTTAGACGAAGAGCCATTTGATGTCGAACGCAATGCCATTAAAGAGGTCAACATTTATCTTGCAAGTCGTAAAGATCGTGAGAGCATTGCTGATGTCTTTGCTTTTTTGGATGAAACAGAGTTTTCCATCCATGAAGTGAAAGGTGTCAACCCTATTGATGAGATAACACCAAATATTGTCGAGGCGCAAAAAAGTGCTACTGTGGAAGAGAAGGAAGATGCCAAGAAAAGCAGTGTTGTGCCTAAAAACTTTCTCAAAATTGATGCACTTAAATTAGACGAACTCTTTGATTCCATTGGAGAGCTTGTAATCGCACAAAATTACTTAGGCGAAAATACCAAAATCAAAGCAATTCAAGATTCAGAAGTGACTAAAACGATTGAAAATCTCTCCAAAATTACACGTCTTATTCAAAATCGCGTCATGTCGTTGCGTATGATCCCTATTCGTGATACGTTTGAGAAAATGAAGAGAGTGGCACGCGACTCATCTAAAAAAGTGAACAAGCCAATCCACCTTGCCTTAGAAGGCGAAGAGACAGAAATCGATAAAACAATGGTCGAAGCACTCTCTGATCCTTTGGTTCATATCATTCGCAATGCGATTGACCATGGCATTGAGAGCAGCGTGGAAGAGCGCCTAAAAGCGGGTAAAAGTGAAGAAGGGCAAGTAACGCTAAAAGCCTACCATCGTGGTGGGAATATTATCATTGAAGTAAGAGATGATGGACGTGGAATTGATAAAGTAAAAGTTTACCAAAAAGCGTTAGAAAAAGGGATTGTAGCAAAAGATGAGGAGCTGAGTGAATCCCAAGTCTATGGACTTATTATGCAACCCGGTTTCTCGACGGCTGATGTGGTAAGTGATATCTCAGGACGAGGTGTTGGGCTTGATGTTGTAAAAACAGCTATTGAAGCCGTACGCGGTAAAATTGATATTAGTTCCGAAGAAGGCAAAGGCACAACATTTTGCATCGTGTTACCACTGACTTTAGCCATTATTGATGGCATGATTGTACGATCTAATGAGAAGATTTTTATTATTCCAACACTTTGTATTACCGAGTCTTTTAGACCACAACAAGAGAGTGTTCATAGTGCTAGGGGGCAAGAAGAGTTTGTGCAGTTACGCTCTGAGCTTTTACCGATTGTGCGACTTGGACGTGTTTTAGAACTGGATGAATGTATGCCAAATCCGTGGGAATCCACACTCGTTTGCATTGAAAATGTAAGAGGTAAATTTGCGCTTCTTGTGGATGAACTTGTTGGACGGCAACAGGTGGTCATAAAGACATTAGGCGGGTTCTTGGCAAAAACCGAAGGAGTAAGTGGAGGAGCTGTTATGGGCAATGGCGAAATAGCTCTGATCTTAAACGTTGAAGAGTTGTACTGA
- a CDS encoding CheR family methyltransferase: MQRLVLRRKEFSLFQAFIYKNIGISLGDHKIYLVQARLAKRVKQLGLESFGEYYDFLVADRKGGELEYLSSLISTNVTSFFREHKQWEFLKSHLASILERSGGRLRIWSAACSSGEEPYSIAMFLAEHLPNMTQYDIKILATDVSPKVLKIAMSGMYSQKACMSLSDEYLRKYFSPVLVENEAYYQISDMLKKQIIFREFNLVTGDYDLFAQKAFDIIFCRNVMIYFDRPTQNKLVDRFHAILAKEGHLFIGSSEALTDMKKEFKSKSASIYQKA; the protein is encoded by the coding sequence ATGCAGCGGCTTGTCTTAAGGCGTAAAGAATTTTCCCTTTTTCAAGCATTTATTTATAAAAATATTGGTATTTCTTTAGGCGATCATAAAATCTATCTGGTGCAAGCAAGGCTTGCTAAGAGGGTTAAACAATTAGGGCTTGAGAGTTTTGGAGAGTATTACGATTTTTTAGTGGCAGATAGAAAGGGTGGCGAGCTTGAATACCTCTCTTCACTTATTTCAACCAACGTTACCTCTTTTTTTCGAGAGCACAAACAGTGGGAGTTTTTAAAAAGCCATCTTGCTTCTATTTTAGAGCGTTCGGGTGGACGGTTACGCATCTGGTCAGCGGCGTGTTCGAGTGGGGAAGAGCCTTATAGCATTGCGATGTTTTTAGCTGAACATCTTCCCAATATGACGCAATATGATATAAAGATTTTAGCAACGGATGTTTCGCCAAAAGTGCTCAAGATTGCAATGTCAGGAATGTATAGTCAAAAAGCGTGTATGTCTTTAAGCGATGAGTATTTACGAAAGTATTTTTCACCTGTACTGGTGGAAAATGAGGCATATTATCAAATCAGTGACATGCTTAAAAAACAGATTATTTTTAGAGAGTTTAACCTTGTGACAGGAGATTATGATCTGTTTGCGCAAAAAGCGTTTGACATCATCTTTTGTCGCAATGTCATGATCTATTTTGATAGACCAACTCAAAACAAATTAGTCGATCGGTTTCATGCCATCTTGGCAAAAGAAGGGCATCTTTTTATCGGAAGTTCAGAAGCACTCACCGATATGAAAAAAGAGTTTAAATCTAAAAGTGCTTCAATCTATCAAAAGGCGTAA
- a CDS encoding sensor histidine kinase produces MSENRNFDNVSDAILLEEVKRRFDQKNSTLEEMEFLTKKLYLLNEKLKEHDSIKGEFLSLIKNVFNNPLSSLLNLSSMMRKNQDTPKTQQMKILLDMELRKLDFQLNNIFTAAEIEAGEIANYWSEVDLRLLIDEVKESFNYLIEEKELRFDVDISLDHLIVSDAKKLNTIFSNLISNACEYSFRGNKVAIHARIYNEILVISIGNVGDIIEKKDKKEIFSRFKKVRGRYSKAREGVDGLGLGLSIVGSLVESLDGEVDYDSSESETVFTLRMKLQDQKKAEALMSESANEFMFDDTQEMKEF; encoded by the coding sequence ATGAGCGAGAATAGAAACTTTGATAATGTCAGTGATGCTATTTTACTGGAAGAGGTAAAACGTAGATTCGATCAAAAAAACAGTACGCTTGAAGAGATGGAATTTTTAACCAAAAAACTCTATCTTCTCAATGAAAAACTCAAAGAGCATGACTCAATCAAGGGTGAGTTTTTATCGCTGATTAAAAACGTTTTCAATAATCCCCTTAGCTCCTTGCTCAACCTCTCTTCGATGATGCGTAAAAATCAAGATACTCCCAAAACGCAGCAAATGAAAATTCTTTTGGATATGGAGTTACGCAAATTAGATTTTCAGCTCAATAATATTTTTACTGCCGCGGAGATCGAAGCAGGAGAGATTGCTAATTATTGGAGTGAAGTCGATTTACGCCTGCTTATCGATGAGGTCAAGGAATCATTTAACTATCTCATTGAAGAGAAAGAGCTTCGTTTTGATGTCGATATTTCACTAGACCATTTGATTGTCAGTGATGCGAAGAAGTTGAATACTATCTTTTCTAATCTTATTTCCAATGCGTGTGAGTATTCGTTCCGAGGTAATAAGGTTGCGATTCATGCAAGAATATATAATGAAATATTAGTGATAAGTATTGGCAATGTGGGCGATATTATTGAAAAAAAGGACAAAAAAGAGATCTTTAGTCGTTTTAAAAAAGTAAGAGGACGATACAGTAAAGCGCGAGAAGGTGTTGATGGTTTAGGATTGGGACTTAGTATTGTGGGCTCTTTGGTAGAGTCGTTAGATGGAGAAGTGGATTATGACTCATCCGAGAGCGAGACTGTGTTTACCCTTCGCATGAAACTTCAAGATCAAAAAAAAGCTGAAGCACTGATGAGTGAGAGTGCCAATGAATTTATGTTTGACGACACGCAAGAGATGAAAGAGTTTTGA
- a CDS encoding chemotaxis protein CheD — protein MLPRKFIHVGEIFVGIKPTEIITVLGSCVGVCLYDKVEMIGGMNHYLLPLWNGNGLESPKYGNIAIPKLIENMENIGCLRCNMEAKIFGGANIHRSNSEGQLIGQKNILIAKEILRQWSIPIKAEDTGGNNGRRIMMISDANRIILKYVQNEIME, from the coding sequence ATGCTGCCTCGCAAATTTATCCATGTTGGAGAGATTTTTGTTGGCATTAAACCGACCGAGATTATCACTGTGCTTGGCTCCTGCGTAGGTGTATGCTTGTATGATAAGGTGGAAATGATCGGAGGCATGAATCATTACTTGTTGCCATTATGGAACGGAAATGGGTTGGAAAGCCCAAAATATGGCAATATTGCGATTCCAAAATTGATTGAAAACATGGAAAATATTGGGTGTCTTAGATGCAATATGGAAGCAAAGATTTTTGGGGGTGCCAATATTCATCGATCAAACTCAGAGGGACAGCTTATTGGACAGAAAAATATCTTGATTGCAAAAGAGATTTTAAGACAGTGGAGTATTCCCATTAAAGCGGAAGATACGGGTGGCAATAATGGTAGACGCATTATGATGATCAGTGATGCCAATCGTATCATTCTCAAATACGTTCAGAACGAGATTATGGAATGA
- a CDS encoding protein-glutamate methylesterase/protein-glutamine glutaminase: MIRVLIVDDSATARHILREILESDARLEVIGLAADAYIARDMIVELKPDVICLDVEMPRMDGVTFLQKLMLHYPTPVVMVSSLTRASARITLDALEAGAVDYVAKPHSHIYDGKEMLKDELIQKVINASYARVQKKIPMAQKKSYFTSLAETTHKVIAIGSSTGGTEALKVVLGGLPKNAPAILVVQHMPQSFLESFALRLNQLCAIDVKIAQHGEFLQTGTAYIAQGSKHMVLRRSGASYFIEIGIGEKVSGHCPSVDVLFNSVAKVAGSNAVGVILTGMGSDGARGMLHMHEAGAKTIAQSEESCVVFGMPKEAIRLGGVDRVSPLGEISQDIVNLLKSE; the protein is encoded by the coding sequence ATGATTCGCGTTTTAATTGTGGATGATAGCGCCACGGCACGGCATATTTTAAGAGAAATCTTAGAGAGTGATGCAAGACTTGAAGTGATCGGTTTGGCGGCTGATGCTTACATTGCACGTGATATGATTGTAGAGCTAAAGCCAGATGTTATCTGTTTGGATGTCGAGATGCCACGTATGGATGGAGTCACTTTTTTGCAGAAGTTGATGTTGCATTATCCTACACCGGTTGTGATGGTTTCTTCTTTGACACGCGCCAGTGCCCGCATTACGCTAGATGCACTTGAAGCAGGTGCTGTGGACTATGTGGCAAAGCCGCATTCACACATTTACGATGGCAAGGAGATGCTGAAAGATGAGTTGATCCAGAAGGTGATTAATGCCTCTTATGCGAGAGTGCAAAAAAAAATCCCTATGGCTCAGAAGAAGAGCTATTTTACAAGTCTTGCAGAGACAACCCATAAAGTGATTGCTATCGGTTCTAGCACGGGTGGAACGGAAGCACTCAAGGTTGTGCTTGGAGGACTTCCCAAAAACGCTCCTGCCATATTGGTTGTGCAACACATGCCTCAAAGTTTTCTTGAATCTTTTGCTTTAAGGCTCAATCAACTATGTGCCATTGATGTAAAGATTGCACAGCATGGAGAGTTTTTGCAGACGGGCACAGCCTACATTGCGCAAGGAAGCAAACACATGGTGCTTAGGCGTTCGGGGGCTAGTTATTTTATTGAAATTGGTATAGGTGAAAAAGTGAGTGGACACTGCCCAAGTGTCGATGTTCTTTTTAATTCGGTTGCAAAAGTTGCAGGAAGCAATGCCGTAGGAGTCATTTTAACAGGGATGGGAAGCGATGGTGCACGGGGAATGTTGCACATGCACGAAGCGGGTGCTAAAACCATTGCTCAGTCTGAAGAGAGTTGTGTTGTTTTTGGAATGCCTAAAGAAGCAATACGTTTAGGTGGTGTCGATAGAGTGTCTCCACTGGGAGAGATAAGTCAAGACATTGTAAATCTATTAAAAAGTGAGTAA
- a CDS encoding PAS domain-containing sensor histidine kinase, with protein sequence MVEDFFNKKPSIVLIGNAVHNPALIEKAQTLCNHVFKVQTSDELLNIVYLNYPNIIFGSVSHEDTFYLDAISWIKKLKINTYIVLYFEEKHTLHLKEIMDLKCQRYCYTDSTQASVLTELEESVAMALHDTVYHGFKAYFHAFVEHSIVSKSDLEGNITFINENFTKITGYTKEEILGKNHNILKHPSNDNEIYKDLWDTITKGKVWRERVLNRNKDGSDFWADTIIIPFKDEITGEILEYLAIRRDITQLLIEKKAIMAKQIHADEEMKLSEAKDAFLILFTHELKTPLNAILNFSQYLYKHMPHIDEVPKAKRLYLLDQIYKSATSMLENVTNILDLGKLRNQKLHYNLTLFNVKESILDVIEKHGSLAIEHKRTMLFQSDGSDPFITSDEYRFKQILSNIISNAIKYGHTIVEIFLISDNEKIEVIVQDDGKGIKDKEEVFELYTQSSSGLSSIEKKGTGIGLHFVKLLCEGMGLEYKIEDSLTLGGAKFILTKRLKEQKNV encoded by the coding sequence ATGGTAGAAGATTTTTTTAATAAAAAGCCGTCTATTGTTTTAATAGGTAATGCTGTACATAACCCTGCATTGATAGAAAAGGCGCAAACACTGTGTAATCATGTTTTTAAAGTTCAAACTTCTGATGAACTTCTCAATATTGTGTATCTCAATTACCCTAATATTATCTTTGGATCAGTTTCGCATGAAGATACTTTTTATCTTGATGCAATTTCTTGGATTAAAAAACTCAAAATCAACACCTATATAGTGCTTTATTTTGAAGAGAAACATACACTTCATTTAAAAGAAATTATGGATCTAAAATGCCAGAGGTATTGTTATACAGATTCTACGCAAGCATCGGTTTTGACAGAATTAGAAGAGAGTGTGGCTATGGCACTTCATGATACCGTGTATCATGGATTCAAGGCATATTTTCATGCTTTTGTTGAACATTCAATTGTCTCAAAATCTGATCTTGAAGGTAATATCACATTTATCAACGAGAATTTTACGAAAATTACAGGCTATACCAAAGAAGAGATTCTGGGCAAGAACCATAATATTTTAAAACACCCTAGCAATGACAATGAAATTTATAAAGATTTATGGGATACCATCACTAAGGGAAAAGTCTGGAGGGAGCGAGTTCTTAATCGAAATAAAGATGGCAGTGACTTTTGGGCAGATACGATTATCATACCTTTTAAAGATGAAATTACGGGAGAGATATTAGAATATTTGGCCATTAGGCGAGATATTACGCAGCTTTTAATAGAAAAAAAAGCCATTATGGCAAAACAGATACACGCCGATGAAGAGATGAAACTTTCAGAAGCTAAAGATGCATTTTTGATTTTGTTTACGCATGAACTTAAAACACCACTCAATGCGATTTTGAATTTCTCACAGTACCTTTACAAACACATGCCCCATATTGATGAAGTACCAAAAGCTAAACGACTTTATCTTTTAGATCAAATCTATAAGAGTGCCACTTCTATGTTAGAGAATGTTACGAACATCTTAGACTTAGGAAAATTGCGCAACCAAAAATTGCATTATAATTTAACACTCTTTAATGTCAAGGAAAGTATTTTAGATGTGATTGAAAAGCATGGATCTTTGGCAATTGAGCATAAACGCACGATGTTGTTTCAAAGTGATGGGAGTGATCCTTTTATTACGAGTGATGAGTATCGGTTTAAGCAGATTCTCTCCAATATTATCTCCAATGCCATTAAATATGGACATACCATTGTTGAGATTTTTTTAATTTCGGATAACGAAAAAATTGAGGTTATTGTGCAAGATGATGGTAAAGGGATTAAAGATAAAGAGGAAGTGTTTGAGCTTTACACCCAAAGTTCTTCAGGTCTTAGCAGTATTGAAAAAAAAGGTACAGGGATCGGGCTTCATTTTGTAAAGCTACTATGTGAAGGTATGGGACTGGAGTATAAAATAGAAGATTCACTAACCCTTGGTGGGGCAAAATTTATTTTAACCAAGCGATTGAAGGAGCAAAAAAATGTATAA
- a CDS encoding response regulator transcription factor, which yields MYKVLIVDDNDNNRLTLNLLLEEVEDIEVYEAEDGQLAVEMCVKNHFDLIFMDIMMPNMDGFEATKFIKQVNKKSMIIALSALDDDASKHKMLSLGAEDYLTKPLNSEHFLQRIRQYLRIIELRNQKIHKYPQALNPFNAHVYHRTMTFRVDDESALAEFWDYWLNSEKNIINLSDCVRLIYGFGLWLLKHEYECSLVVEENEEKLYMMLVHVKPLGSNIIKNILLKHFANAKYILSNDMLTFQLDKEVKRDNGVVEVSDEAKKILSKTHDNVLSAVDYINNTAISFISKIDGLEMINDETDKAILVFEKEPTKRNLAVIYENFQEYADILEELMDFEHLGFAVQTLIDFLGTLTEEQFDPEKSKRLAAMLLNLLHDLASWRENVFITQVARDIHYLDSSLLSSCIQIEAIFEEKSLSLDHDDDIEFF from the coding sequence ATGTATAAAGTATTGATTGTTGATGACAACGATAACAATAGGCTCACGCTAAATCTTTTACTTGAAGAAGTTGAAGATATTGAAGTTTACGAAGCCGAGGATGGGCAACTTGCAGTAGAAATGTGTGTTAAGAACCATTTTGATCTGATTTTTATGGATATTATGATGCCCAATATGGATGGTTTCGAAGCGACAAAATTCATCAAACAGGTGAATAAAAAGAGCATGATTATTGCGTTAAGTGCGCTTGATGATGACGCATCAAAACATAAAATGCTCTCGTTGGGCGCAGAGGATTATCTTACAAAACCTCTTAATTCTGAGCACTTTTTACAACGCATTAGGCAGTATCTGCGCATTATAGAGCTTCGTAATCAGAAAATTCACAAGTACCCTCAAGCACTTAATCCATTTAATGCCCACGTCTATCATCGTACGATGACGTTTCGTGTTGATGATGAAAGTGCTTTGGCTGAGTTTTGGGATTATTGGCTTAATAGTGAGAAAAATATCATCAACCTTAGTGATTGTGTCCGTCTCATTTATGGGTTTGGTTTGTGGCTTTTAAAGCATGAGTATGAGTGTAGTTTAGTGGTCGAAGAGAATGAGGAAAAACTCTATATGATGCTGGTACATGTAAAACCTTTGGGCAGCAATATTATTAAAAATATTTTACTCAAACATTTTGCCAATGCTAAGTATATTTTATCAAATGATATGCTCACCTTTCAGCTCGATAAAGAAGTTAAACGCGACAATGGCGTTGTGGAAGTGAGTGATGAAGCGAAAAAAATTCTCTCTAAAACGCATGACAATGTTCTCAGTGCCGTGGATTATATTAATAATACTGCGATTTCTTTCATTTCAAAAATTGATGGTCTTGAGATGATCAATGATGAAACCGATAAAGCAATTTTAGTCTTTGAAAAAGAACCTACCAAGCGAAATCTTGCTGTGATTTATGAGAATTTTCAAGAGTACGCAGATATTTTAGAAGAGTTGATGGATTTTGAACATTTAGGGTTTGCAGTACAAACATTGATTGATTTTTTAGGCACACTCACAGAAGAACAATTTGATCCTGAAAAGTCTAAACGTCTTGCGGCGATGCTCTTAAATCTTTTACATGACTTAGCCTCATGGAGAGAAAATGTCTTTATCACCCAAGTGGCACGCGATATACATTATCTTGACTCATCGCTTTTAAGTTCGTGTATTCAAATTGAAGCCATTTTTGAAGAGAAGAGTTTAAGCCTAGATCATGATGATGATATAGAGTTCTTTTAG